One Numenius arquata chromosome 9, bNumArq3.hap1.1, whole genome shotgun sequence DNA window includes the following coding sequences:
- the RNF228 gene encoding RING finger protein 228: MAEPAQKGGVGQGGRREEEDEEAAAAAAPPAASYEDYECKICYNYFDQERRAPKLLECLHTFCQECLSQLHLRAAQQPPAAAAASSAEPGPGRPGSLACPLCRHRTALPDHRVHGLPVNTKLAAACPPQLRARDPLPQDRLPPLPPRRTPRAREAAAALAPPPSPAGPRSSGGGYESCQSCKRAALSAGCVCVVVSFLSMVVLLFTGLIFVNQYGGDGGPGASASPSPVGPICLSVASILALFSVVVTWLICWLKYRPEAATGGAAANATPRGRAAAARRSDT; the protein is encoded by the coding sequence ATGGCCGAGCCGGCGCAGAAGGGCGGCGTAGggcagggcgggcggcgggaggaggaggatgaggaggcggcggcggcggccgccccccccgccgccagctACGAGGACTACGAGTGCAAGATCTGCTACAACTACTTCGACCAGGAGCGGCGGGCGCCCAAGCTGCTGGAGTGCCTGCACACCTTCTGCCAGGAGTGCCTGAGCCAGCTGCACCTGCGGGCCGCCcagcagccccccgccgccgccgccgcctcctccgccgaGCCGGGGCCCGGCCGGCCGGGCTCCCTGGCCTGCCCGCTCTGCCGCCACCGCACGGCGCTGCCCGACCACCGCGTCCACGGCCTCCCCGTCAACACCAAGCTggccgccgcctgcccgccgcAGCTGCGGGCCCGCGACCCGCTGCCCCAGGACCgcctgccgccgctgccgccccgccgcACGCCCCGCgcccgggaggcggcggccgccctcgccccgccgccctcccccgcCGGGCCGCGCTCCTCGGGCGGCGGCTACGAGAGCTGCCAGAGCTGCAAGCGGGCGGCGCTGAGCGCCGGCTGCGTGTGCGTCGTCGTCTCCTTCCTCTCCATGGTGGTGCTGCTCTTCACCGGCCTCATCTTCGTCAACCAGTACGGCGGCGACGGCGGGCCCGGCGCCTCGGCCTCGCCGTCGCCGGTGGGGCCCATCTGCCTGTCGGTGGCCAGCATCCTCGCCCTCTTCTCCGTCGTCGTCACATGGCTCATCTGCTGGCTCAAGTACCGGCCCGAGGCGGCGACCGGCGGCGCCGCCGCCAACGCCaccccgcggggccgggcggcggccgcccgcagGAGCGACACGTAG